The Anaerosoma tenue genome has a window encoding:
- a CDS encoding HD-GYP domain-containing protein — MCPEQLDAEAVRDDVALLLSVSMELAESLDVDTVLQTAVEGATHVLGLGSGAIYLLRDDELVLGATTPPLPADFPASLRRAALADHPHVRRSVESRTPIFISSVAAADLTPEEAKAVEGRGLVSLLYVPVVARDRAEGVLIVGTTTEKAEFTQREVDLCRALSVEIGYALANARLYESVEAAARDLRAAYDATLEGWSRALEMRDRETAGHTERVTALAVDLGRALGLPEDRLGDVRRGALLHDIGKMAVPDSILRKGDKLTDAEWETMRKHPEYAYRLLSSINYLAPALEIPYCHHERWDGSGYPRGLKGAEIPLAARVFAVIDVYDALTSDRPYRHAWTQEAALEHIRSRAGIDFDPAVVDAFVQRVSASGEGASLPAADRG; from the coding sequence ACGATGTCGCCCTTCTCCTCTCGGTGAGCATGGAGCTTGCCGAGTCGCTCGATGTCGACACCGTTCTACAGACCGCCGTGGAGGGCGCTACCCATGTGCTGGGGCTCGGCAGCGGTGCGATATACCTGCTGCGTGACGACGAACTCGTGCTGGGCGCGACCACACCCCCGTTGCCCGCTGACTTCCCCGCGTCGCTCCGACGCGCGGCGCTGGCGGACCACCCCCACGTGCGTCGTTCCGTGGAGTCCCGCACCCCGATCTTCATCTCGAGCGTTGCCGCGGCCGACTTGACGCCAGAGGAGGCGAAGGCCGTTGAGGGCAGGGGGCTCGTCTCGCTGTTGTACGTGCCCGTGGTGGCGCGTGACCGAGCGGAGGGCGTGCTCATCGTCGGCACTACGACGGAGAAGGCGGAGTTCACACAGCGGGAGGTGGATCTGTGCCGAGCGCTGTCGGTGGAGATCGGGTATGCGCTTGCAAACGCACGGCTCTATGAGAGCGTGGAAGCGGCGGCCCGAGATCTGCGCGCGGCATACGATGCCACTCTGGAGGGGTGGTCGCGGGCGCTCGAGATGCGCGACCGGGAGACCGCCGGCCACACGGAGCGGGTCACCGCTCTCGCTGTGGACCTCGGCCGGGCGCTCGGTCTGCCCGAGGATCGGCTCGGCGATGTGAGACGCGGCGCCCTGCTGCACGACATCGGCAAGATGGCCGTGCCCGACTCGATCCTGCGCAAGGGCGACAAGCTCACCGATGCCGAGTGGGAGACCATGCGCAAGCATCCCGAGTACGCGTACCGTCTGTTGTCGAGCATCAACTACCTTGCCCCCGCGCTGGAGATCCCGTACTGCCACCACGAACGATGGGACGGGAGCGGCTACCCCCGTGGGCTGAAGGGCGCCGAGATACCGCTGGCGGCACGCGTATTCGCGGTGATCGACGTCTACGATGCGCTCACCTCCGACCGTCCGTACCGTCATGCGTGGACGCAGGAGGCCGCGCTCGAGCACATCCGCTCACGGGCCGGGATCGACTTCGACCCCGCCGTGGTGGACGCGTTCGTCCAGCGCGTATCCGCCTCCGGGGAAGGCGCGTCACTACCCGCTGCAGACCGGGGCTAG